The Corynebacterium renale genome includes a region encoding these proteins:
- a CDS encoding NAD(P)H-binding protein, protein MTTAKKVLIIGGHGKVARLLTPLLIDAGHNVTSVIRQEDQVDHIQELGAQPLVQDITALNAVKWNALLAAYDVIVWSAGAGGRGDATTTRAVDRDAAWSMIDSLNRLDDRPEKAPTLLLVSFTGSLNNPWDKNDPMYAYGLAKQEVDRRLNAGVKFPFVVVAPGELTDEDNSGIKRVDDIASAAEPTPRQAVAAVLAELVGRADIPEHGARVAIAGGDAPASEISF, encoded by the coding sequence ATGACTACGGCTAAGAAAGTTCTCATCATCGGCGGCCACGGCAAGGTCGCGCGCCTACTTACTCCTTTACTTATCGACGCTGGCCACAACGTAACCAGCGTGATTAGGCAAGAAGACCAGGTAGACCACATTCAGGAGCTCGGTGCGCAACCGCTCGTTCAAGATATTACGGCGCTCAACGCTGTGAAATGGAATGCACTTCTGGCAGCATACGACGTAATTGTGTGGTCTGCTGGCGCCGGCGGACGTGGCGATGCTACGACAACACGCGCGGTCGATCGCGATGCCGCGTGGTCGATGATCGATTCGCTCAATAGGCTTGACGACCGTCCAGAGAAAGCACCGACCTTGCTGCTCGTTTCCTTTACCGGTTCACTGAACAATCCGTGGGATAAAAATGACCCCATGTACGCCTACGGCTTGGCGAAGCAGGAAGTCGATCGCCGTCTGAACGCAGGCGTGAAATTCCCGTTCGTGGTAGTAGCACCGGGTGAACTCACCGATGAGGATAACTCGGGCATCAAGCGCGTCGACGATATCGCCTCCGCAGCCGAACCAACCCCACGCCAAGCGGTAGCCGCGGTATTAGCTGAATTAGTAGGACGCGCCGATATTCCCGAGCATGGGGCACGGGTTGCGATTGCCGGAGGCGACGCTCCGGCTTCCGAAATCAGCTTTTAA
- a CDS encoding DUF3097 domain-containing protein yields MTYRDPYAGDIFSGHARNAKPTYPKLPAQPGLVVEVRATGYVGEIINFERTYDGDFIRLENRRGEQHLFHMREGAFLFEGRPVTLTRYVESTQKQPQHSNSGSRRVHNLEAKVAAPSRIWVEGIHDAAIVEKVWGHDLRVEGVVVEYLEGLDNLPERLAEFQPTAQRRVGVLADHLVEGSKETRLTETVGPHVLVTGHPYIDIWAAVKPERLGIRAWPEVPYGEDWKTGVCNRLGWSDPKEGWSRVYNAVNSFRDIDSSLIGAVERLVDFVTTPELSKEDLLP; encoded by the coding sequence ATGACTTACCGTGACCCATATGCGGGCGATATCTTCAGCGGCCATGCACGAAACGCCAAGCCAACGTACCCGAAGCTGCCGGCGCAACCGGGTCTCGTCGTCGAAGTCCGGGCCACGGGCTACGTCGGTGAAATTATCAATTTTGAGCGCACCTATGACGGTGATTTCATTCGTCTTGAAAACCGTCGTGGAGAACAACACCTCTTTCACATGCGTGAGGGCGCTTTCCTCTTCGAAGGTCGGCCGGTCACGCTGACGCGCTACGTAGAATCAACACAAAAACAACCGCAACATTCGAATTCGGGATCCCGGCGTGTGCACAATCTGGAAGCAAAAGTTGCGGCACCGTCGCGCATCTGGGTAGAAGGTATCCACGACGCAGCAATTGTGGAGAAAGTTTGGGGCCACGATCTGCGGGTCGAAGGGGTAGTTGTTGAGTATCTCGAGGGGCTGGATAATCTGCCTGAACGTCTTGCAGAATTCCAACCAACCGCGCAACGGCGGGTCGGAGTTCTAGCCGACCATCTGGTTGAAGGCTCAAAAGAGACGCGACTCACTGAAACGGTCGGACCACATGTTTTGGTTACAGGTCACCCGTACATCGATATCTGGGCGGCGGTAAAACCAGAACGGCTTGGAATTCGCGCGTGGCCTGAAGTCCCATACGGCGAAGACTGGAAAACTGGCGTCTGCAATCGGCTAGGCTGGTCGGATCCTAAAGAAGGGTGGTCGCGCGTTTACAATGCCGTCAACTCTTTCCGGGACATTGATTCCAGCCTTATTGGAGCGGTGGAGCGACTTGTGGACTTCGTTACCACGCCCGAGCTGAGCAAAGAAGATCTGCTACCTTAA
- a CDS encoding ACT domain-containing protein produces the protein MYAIMTVTGKDHTGIIAAVTTALAKLDVNILDVSQTLMDEWFTMILRVELPEESTITGVHQAMEKVEEDQSLTIRLQSEELFSAVNEI, from the coding sequence ATGTATGCAATCATGACGGTCACAGGTAAAGACCACACGGGGATCATCGCAGCTGTAACAACGGCTCTGGCAAAGTTGGACGTCAATATCTTAGACGTGTCGCAAACCCTCATGGACGAGTGGTTCACCATGATCCTCCGCGTTGAACTCCCCGAAGAAAGCACCATCACCGGTGTGCACCAGGCAATGGAAAAAGTAGAAGAAGACCAGTCCTTGACTATTCGTCTACAATCTGAAGAACTCTTCAGCGCGGTCAACGAGATTTAG
- a CDS encoding DUF6676 family protein — MGIPANVDIESLKAQLSAGNAAFEPATSTVLDHATLEDALLHANSLAAEDGGTVAVAFLDSTPTQLADLRDIAQDLQLSTTHDTVIIQAPGGVGAASDTLTRAQIEIGEHALISSVPERGPASFIEAAQSAESIIPWGLLVAVATAAVLAVLGATLTRTLRQ, encoded by the coding sequence ATGGGAATTCCCGCTAACGTGGATATCGAGAGCCTCAAAGCGCAGCTCTCTGCCGGCAACGCGGCGTTTGAACCGGCTACCAGCACAGTTTTGGACCATGCGACACTGGAGGACGCACTCCTTCACGCCAACTCGCTGGCCGCCGAGGACGGTGGCACAGTGGCAGTCGCATTCCTCGATAGCACCCCCACCCAGCTCGCCGACCTTCGCGACATCGCCCAAGACCTCCAACTTTCTACTACCCACGACACGGTCATCATCCAAGCGCCGGGCGGGGTAGGCGCTGCCAGTGACACCCTCACGAGAGCGCAGATTGAAATCGGGGAACACGCACTGATTTCATCGGTTCCCGAAAGGGGTCCCGCCTCCTTTATTGAAGCCGCCCAATCCGCGGAATCAATCATTCCTTGGGGACTATTGGTTGCAGTTGCCACTGCCGCAGTACTTGCCGTCCTGGGCGCAACCTTGACCCGAACATTGCGACAGTAA
- a CDS encoding ferrochelatase, whose protein sequence is MTHSNLHYDALLVLSYGGPEGEDDVIPFLRNATGGRNIPEERLREVGEHYYANGGKSPINDQCKAMISNLEAELERRGIQLPIYYGTRNWHPYVEDVAAQMSRDGVKNALVFATSAWGGYSASRQYDEDIVRAREHLAKEGLPEINFTKLRQFFNHPAFVQEMADGIREAYNEFSPEELPHVRMIFTAHSVPLSKGHNDGTGATESEHYEAQVYEAAKLVADVAGVTDYDVVWQSRSGAPHIPWLEPDVVDHVEAVHEEDGLRACVVTPIGFLTDHMEVMWDLDTELRDACLERDIHMVRSRTAGLTAHFAGMLADLIAEANGDKEIERLGDMDSWGATYNGLPIDSYPHA, encoded by the coding sequence ATGACTCACTCAAACCTTCACTACGATGCACTCCTCGTCCTCTCCTACGGTGGTCCCGAAGGGGAGGACGACGTCATTCCGTTTCTCCGTAATGCAACAGGAGGACGCAATATCCCGGAAGAACGCTTGCGCGAGGTGGGCGAGCACTACTACGCCAACGGCGGTAAGTCCCCAATTAACGATCAATGCAAGGCTATGATCTCCAACCTTGAGGCAGAACTGGAGCGCCGCGGAATTCAGCTCCCTATCTACTACGGGACTCGAAACTGGCATCCGTATGTTGAAGATGTCGCAGCGCAAATGTCTCGAGACGGGGTTAAAAACGCACTTGTCTTCGCGACTTCGGCCTGGGGTGGTTACTCCGCATCGCGCCAATATGATGAAGACATCGTACGCGCTCGCGAACACCTGGCCAAAGAAGGCCTGCCGGAAATTAACTTCACCAAGCTCCGTCAATTCTTCAACCATCCAGCCTTCGTTCAGGAAATGGCTGATGGAATTCGTGAGGCGTACAACGAATTTTCTCCTGAAGAACTCCCTCACGTCCGCATGATTTTCACCGCTCACTCAGTCCCGCTTTCCAAAGGCCATAACGATGGCACGGGCGCAACGGAGTCCGAACACTACGAAGCTCAGGTGTATGAGGCGGCAAAGCTTGTCGCTGACGTCGCAGGTGTCACGGATTATGACGTCGTATGGCAGTCTCGCTCGGGCGCGCCACATATCCCGTGGCTGGAGCCAGACGTTGTAGACCACGTCGAAGCGGTCCACGAGGAAGACGGCCTACGTGCGTGCGTCGTTACCCCAATCGGTTTCCTCACCGACCACATGGAGGTCATGTGGGATCTTGACACTGAACTTCGCGACGCCTGCTTGGAACGCGACATTCACATGGTGCGTTCAAGGACTGCAGGCCTGACCGCTCACTTCGCTGGAATGCTCGCAGATCTCATCGCTGAAGCCAACGGCGACAAAGAGATTGAACGTCTCGGCGACATGGACTCATGGGGAGCTACATACAACGGCCTTCCTATTGATTCCTACCCGCACGCTTAA
- a CDS encoding glutamine amidotransferase, whose amino-acid sequence MRPFLLVSPRQRSPLAEVELHDFLRATGLSLSDVQMMLIESPEDYLPDLSDYAGVFVGGSPLNTTDAEHSEWHKHVDQQLGSLIDSPVPVLMLCYGMSSLAMSQGGATGHSHPEDSGPTEVRLTREGLEDRIFRGVKPTFTALTGHTENVTELPDSAVLLATGPTCPIQTVRYGDHVWACQFHAEMDAQAMEKRMSFFRGYGYFDDSEFEAIVAALPSYDTSGPRQLMRNFVALSREKEAN is encoded by the coding sequence ATGCGTCCTTTCCTTTTAGTGTCACCGCGTCAACGTAGTCCCCTGGCTGAGGTGGAGCTCCATGATTTCCTCCGTGCCACTGGATTATCGCTTTCCGACGTCCAGATGATGCTAATCGAATCGCCTGAAGACTATCTTCCGGATCTGAGTGACTACGCAGGAGTTTTTGTGGGCGGTTCGCCCCTCAACACTACGGACGCTGAGCATTCAGAGTGGCATAAACACGTTGATCAGCAGTTGGGGTCGCTGATTGATTCACCTGTACCCGTCCTAATGTTGTGTTACGGAATGTCAAGCCTTGCTATGTCACAGGGTGGCGCGACCGGGCATTCGCACCCTGAGGACTCCGGGCCAACCGAAGTACGTCTGACACGAGAAGGCCTCGAAGACCGAATATTTCGAGGTGTGAAACCAACCTTTACCGCGTTAACTGGCCATACCGAAAATGTGACCGAGCTTCCTGATAGTGCAGTTCTGTTAGCAACGGGACCAACGTGCCCTATCCAGACGGTCCGTTATGGCGACCATGTTTGGGCATGCCAATTCCACGCGGAAATGGACGCCCAAGCGATGGAGAAGCGAATGAGCTTCTTCCGTGGATATGGTTATTTCGATGATTCCGAATTCGAAGCAATTGTGGCCGCCCTACCGAGCTATGACACCTCTGGGCCACGGCAGCTTATGCGGAATTTTGTCGCGCTAAGTCGCGAAAAAGAGGCTAATTAA
- a CDS encoding DIP1281 family NlpC/P60 protein: protein MPFTTHTRPNRPSSARLAFRSLIATVACAALTGTVTPAVAVPTNPDDSAIADADRSVDLNTADVATLAGYISKQQERVSALELKMGGLAEAVNKALVDLHDAQASAEQARQAVSQAKSELSEIQKEIDSAQENLDEISRAHYRRGGSQPLADVSGNSATEDALTRQTYLRTQAEKQRAALDELDHARTLQANKESELRAARNLAERREAEAADAERTARAAIDANAAELEAAGAERNRLLAEQAAAQVRLDEARGTAQGLRDQRKEYEEYQAAEAARKQAEEEARIAAEEARKAEEAKRKAEEAAAAQAAAEEAARAEAQRQAEAAAAAEREAKEQEARRKADAEAAAAAAAAATAALVAASQPDHQSVESPYPTDENAGATDIAAVSDSATETATDTTGDSTEQADDYYVSLPEVPTNQSVTEKVTESVSGSREEKIELVISRAKAQIGTPYAWGGGNANGPTKGIRDGGVADSYGDYNKVGFDCSGLVLYAFAGVGISLPHYTGYQYQHGKKVNISNIQRGDLLFWGPGASQHVAIYLGDGMMIEAPQSGSTVKISPVRYSGMTEYAVRLI, encoded by the coding sequence GTGCCTTTTACTACTCACACTCGGCCTAATCGCCCGTCGTCCGCGCGCCTAGCGTTCCGGAGCCTTATCGCCACCGTTGCGTGCGCAGCTCTAACCGGTACTGTTACCCCAGCCGTTGCAGTGCCCACCAACCCGGATGACTCTGCTATCGCGGATGCGGACCGCTCTGTGGATCTCAACACGGCCGACGTTGCCACGCTTGCCGGATACATCAGTAAACAGCAGGAGAGGGTTTCTGCCCTCGAGCTGAAGATGGGTGGTCTCGCGGAGGCGGTCAACAAGGCACTCGTCGACCTTCACGATGCGCAAGCCTCAGCAGAGCAGGCCCGTCAAGCTGTGTCACAGGCTAAGTCCGAGCTGTCCGAGATACAGAAGGAAATTGACTCAGCCCAAGAGAATCTCGACGAGATCTCGCGCGCTCATTACCGGCGCGGTGGCTCTCAACCTCTTGCTGATGTTTCTGGCAATTCTGCAACCGAGGACGCTCTTACTCGACAGACTTACTTGCGCACGCAGGCCGAAAAACAGCGTGCAGCGCTTGATGAGCTGGATCATGCCCGGACCCTTCAAGCAAATAAAGAATCTGAGCTACGCGCAGCACGAAACCTCGCTGAACGACGTGAAGCCGAAGCTGCTGACGCTGAACGAACTGCGCGTGCGGCCATCGATGCAAACGCGGCGGAACTCGAGGCTGCCGGGGCAGAACGCAACCGTCTGCTGGCAGAACAGGCTGCTGCACAGGTCCGCCTTGATGAAGCTCGCGGAACGGCGCAAGGACTGCGCGATCAGCGTAAGGAATACGAGGAATACCAGGCCGCGGAAGCTGCTCGTAAGCAAGCTGAAGAAGAAGCACGCATTGCGGCCGAGGAAGCTCGTAAAGCTGAAGAAGCCAAGCGTAAGGCAGAAGAGGCTGCAGCAGCCCAGGCCGCTGCTGAAGAAGCCGCACGCGCGGAAGCTCAACGTCAGGCCGAGGCCGCGGCAGCGGCTGAACGCGAGGCAAAGGAACAAGAGGCTCGTCGTAAAGCTGATGCAGAAGCCGCGGCCGCTGCTGCAGCTGCTGCGACTGCCGCGTTGGTTGCTGCCTCTCAGCCTGACCACCAGAGCGTAGAATCCCCATACCCCACGGATGAAAACGCGGGTGCAACTGATATCGCAGCTGTTTCTGATTCTGCAACCGAAACGGCAACGGATACGACTGGCGATTCTACCGAGCAGGCTGATGACTACTACGTCTCCTTGCCAGAGGTTCCGACAAATCAGTCAGTCACCGAAAAGGTGACGGAGAGTGTGTCCGGATCCCGCGAAGAGAAAATCGAGCTCGTCATCTCACGTGCGAAGGCTCAGATCGGCACTCCATACGCGTGGGGTGGTGGCAATGCCAACGGCCCGACTAAGGGCATCCGTGACGGCGGAGTCGCTGATTCTTACGGCGATTACAACAAGGTTGGCTTCGACTGTTCCGGCCTCGTGCTCTACGCTTTTGCGGGCGTCGGAATTTCCCTGCCACACTACACTGGCTACCAGTATCAGCACGGTAAGAAAGTCAATATCTCCAACATCCAGCGTGGCGACCTTCTTTTCTGGGGCCCTGGTGCAAGCCAGCACGTAGCAATCTATCTCGGTGACGGCATGATGATCGAAGCACCACAGTCCGGTTCCACCGTGAAGATCTCACCAGTCCGTTACTCCGGCATGACCGAGTACGCAGTTCGTCTCATCTAG
- a CDS encoding PFL family protein codes for MSLRFNPGSVLDTIEMIEKYRLDIRTVTMGISLLQCTRSTMEETCAAVYDRVTTQAARLVETCEGIEAELGIPIVNKRIAVTPIALVASGVPGNPADIARALDKAARELGVNFIGGYSALVAKGATDADEALIASLPEALSETSLVCGSVNVGSSRAGINMNAVRTLGHVIKDAAERTKDASAIACAKLVVFCNSVGDNPFMAGAYHGVEEPDCVVSVGVSGPGVVDRALGSLEGATLDQVAEEIKKAAFKITRTGQLVGSMAAERLGVPFGIVDLSLAPTAELGDSVAHILEHMGLDQVGTHGTTAALALLNDAVKKGGMMACSRVGGLSGSFIPVSEDKGMIDAVRTGAISIDKLEAMTSICSVGLDMIAIPGDTSAETIAGMIADESAIGMMNHKTTAVRVIPVPGTKPGDEVNFGGLLGYAPVIPVNTVASSEFINRGGFIPAPVHGFRN; via the coding sequence ATGAGCCTACGTTTTAATCCTGGATCCGTTCTCGACACAATCGAGATGATTGAAAAGTATCGCCTCGATATTCGCACGGTCACCATGGGCATTTCTCTGCTCCAGTGCACTCGCTCCACTATGGAGGAGACGTGTGCCGCGGTATACGACCGCGTGACCACCCAAGCAGCACGGTTAGTGGAGACGTGCGAAGGTATCGAAGCCGAGCTTGGAATCCCCATCGTAAACAAACGTATTGCGGTGACCCCCATCGCTCTTGTCGCTAGTGGTGTACCCGGCAACCCTGCAGATATCGCGCGAGCCCTGGATAAAGCGGCGCGGGAGCTAGGCGTTAACTTTATCGGCGGATACTCTGCCCTTGTAGCTAAAGGTGCAACAGACGCTGATGAAGCGTTGATCGCTTCTCTCCCAGAGGCGCTTTCCGAAACATCCCTCGTGTGTGGTTCGGTCAACGTCGGTTCTTCACGCGCGGGTATCAACATGAACGCTGTGCGTACCTTGGGACATGTCATCAAGGATGCCGCTGAGCGCACAAAAGATGCCTCTGCAATCGCGTGCGCGAAGCTCGTCGTTTTCTGCAATTCTGTCGGCGATAATCCATTTATGGCTGGCGCATACCATGGTGTGGAAGAACCCGACTGTGTCGTATCAGTCGGGGTCTCTGGCCCCGGGGTTGTCGACCGAGCCCTTGGGTCCCTAGAAGGCGCCACGCTGGACCAGGTCGCCGAAGAAATCAAAAAGGCAGCATTCAAAATCACGCGTACCGGCCAACTGGTCGGATCAATGGCCGCGGAACGCTTGGGCGTTCCTTTTGGCATCGTTGATCTCTCCTTGGCGCCGACTGCGGAGCTCGGCGATTCAGTGGCCCACATCCTAGAGCACATGGGCTTGGATCAGGTGGGCACGCACGGAACAACCGCTGCGCTGGCGCTGCTCAACGATGCAGTGAAAAAGGGCGGAATGATGGCATGTTCGCGCGTGGGTGGTCTGTCGGGTTCCTTCATCCCAGTCTCAGAGGACAAGGGCATGATTGATGCCGTGCGTACCGGCGCGATATCTATCGACAAGCTTGAGGCCATGACGTCTATTTGCTCGGTAGGCCTGGATATGATTGCAATCCCCGGTGACACTAGCGCTGAGACTATTGCTGGCATGATTGCTGACGAATCCGCGATCGGCATGATGAATCATAAGACCACTGCAGTGCGCGTTATCCCAGTACCGGGTACGAAACCTGGTGACGAGGTGAACTTCGGCGGGCTCCTCGGCTACGCTCCTGTCATTCCCGTGAACACTGTGGCATCGAGCGAATTCATTAACCGAGGTGGCTTTATTCCTGCCCCCGTTCATGGCTTCCGTAATTAG
- a CDS encoding TetR/AcrR family transcriptional regulator, producing the protein MPVVSEEELSRRRHDILEGARKCFAEHGYEGATVRRLEQATGKSRGAIFHHYGDKQTLFLAIAREDAENEADVVSENGLVQVMRDILRNPERHEWLATRLEITRMLRTDPAFRNKWLEHQQVLDDALRKRLQSNADAQRMRDDVPLDVLLTYLETIMDGLISRVAAGLSTDNFEEMLDMVEASVRGH; encoded by the coding sequence ATGCCAGTAGTGAGTGAAGAAGAGCTATCGCGCCGTAGGCACGATATCCTCGAGGGCGCACGTAAGTGCTTTGCTGAACACGGGTATGAAGGCGCCACGGTGCGGCGTTTAGAGCAAGCCACCGGCAAGTCTCGCGGTGCTATTTTCCACCACTATGGCGATAAACAGACACTCTTCCTCGCAATTGCTCGGGAGGATGCCGAAAATGAAGCTGACGTAGTCTCTGAAAACGGTCTCGTCCAGGTTATGCGTGACATTTTGCGTAATCCCGAGCGTCATGAGTGGCTAGCTACACGCTTGGAGATTACGCGAATGCTGCGCACCGATCCTGCGTTCCGCAATAAGTGGCTGGAACATCAGCAGGTTTTGGACGACGCATTGCGTAAGCGCCTGCAATCTAACGCGGACGCACAACGTATGCGCGATGACGTCCCCCTGGACGTTCTGCTCACCTACCTGGAGACAATCATGGACGGATTGATCAGCCGAGTTGCGGCCGGCTTATCAACCGACAACTTTGAAGAAATGCTGGACATGGTTGAGGCTTCCGTCCGCGGACACTAG
- the can gene encoding aconitate hydratase — MAESKNSFDAQRSLKVGDKEYTYFALDAVEGMEKLPYSLKVLGENLLRTEDGKNVTTEHIEALTNWDPKAEPSTEIQFTPARVLMQDFTGVPCVVDLATMREAISKLGGDPDQVNPLNPAEMVIDHSVIVEAFGGPEALERNVAIEYERNEERYQFLRWGAENFSNFRVVPPGTGIVHQVNIEYLSRVVFDNDGVAYPDTCIGTDSHTTMENGLGILGWGVGGIEAEAAMLGQPVSMLIPKVVGFKLTGEIPVGVTATDVVLTITEMLREHGVVQKFVEFYGNGVKSVPLANRATIGNMSPEFGSTCAIFPIDEETIKYLELTGRSEEHIARVEAYAKAQGMWLEQDAPEAEYSEYLELDLSTVVPSIAGPKRPQDRILLSEAKETFREQLKDFTNDEVCQDDSAAGTRMGAEGKIVEPPAREAANYNASGPGNGESAAAGAKGRPSKPVTVQAGLGGEYELDHGMVAIASITSCTNTSNPSVMVGAGLIARKAAEKGLRSKPWVKTICAPGSQVVDGYYTRADLWKDLEALGFYLSGFGCTSCIGNSGPLPDEVSEAINDNDLTATAVLSGNRNFEGRISPDVKMNYLASPILVIAYAIAGTMDFDFETQPLGQDQEGNDVFLRDIWPSTEEIEDTINSTISREMYVDDYADVFKGDEQWQKLDVPEGKTFEWDEDSTYIRKAPYFDGMPVEPDPVEDIKGARVLAKLGDSVTTDHISPASAIKPGTPAAQYLDSHGVERKDYNSLGSRRGNHEVMVRGTFANIRLRNELVDEQGGYTRDFTQEGAPQAYIYDAAMNYREKGIPLVVLGGKEYGSGSSRDWAAKGTNLLGVRAVIVESFERIHRSNLIGMGVMPLQFPAGETRDSLGLDGTETFTIEGITELNEDKIPSTVHVTAEKEDGSKVEFDAVVRIDTPGEAEYYRHGGILQYVLRQMAKTEK, encoded by the coding sequence ATGGCTGAAAGCAAGAACTCCTTTGACGCACAGCGCTCACTAAAAGTCGGAGATAAGGAATACACTTACTTCGCACTTGACGCCGTCGAAGGCATGGAAAAGTTACCGTATTCGCTCAAGGTTCTTGGTGAGAACCTTCTCCGCACCGAAGACGGCAAGAATGTTACGACCGAACACATCGAAGCTTTGACGAACTGGGACCCGAAGGCTGAGCCTTCAACGGAGATTCAGTTCACCCCGGCACGCGTGCTCATGCAGGACTTTACCGGTGTTCCGTGTGTGGTCGACCTTGCAACTATGCGCGAGGCCATTTCCAAACTCGGCGGAGATCCCGACCAGGTCAACCCACTTAACCCTGCAGAAATGGTTATTGACCACTCCGTGATCGTTGAGGCTTTCGGCGGCCCAGAAGCTTTGGAGCGCAATGTTGCCATTGAATACGAGCGCAACGAAGAGCGTTACCAGTTCCTGCGCTGGGGCGCGGAGAACTTCTCCAACTTCCGCGTAGTACCTCCGGGCACCGGTATCGTTCACCAGGTCAACATCGAGTACCTGTCTCGCGTCGTTTTTGACAATGATGGCGTGGCCTACCCAGATACTTGTATTGGTACTGACTCCCACACGACCATGGAAAACGGTCTTGGCATTCTTGGCTGGGGTGTTGGCGGTATTGAGGCAGAGGCAGCGATGCTTGGCCAACCTGTCTCCATGCTGATTCCAAAGGTGGTTGGCTTCAAGCTCACCGGCGAAATCCCCGTAGGCGTGACCGCTACCGACGTTGTCTTGACGATCACCGAAATGCTCCGTGAACATGGTGTCGTTCAGAAGTTCGTCGAATTCTACGGTAACGGTGTGAAGTCGGTGCCACTGGCAAACCGTGCAACTATCGGCAACATGTCCCCCGAGTTCGGTTCTACCTGTGCGATCTTCCCGATCGACGAGGAGACCATCAAGTACCTCGAGCTGACTGGTCGATCCGAAGAGCACATTGCCCGCGTCGAAGCGTATGCCAAGGCACAGGGAATGTGGCTCGAGCAGGATGCTCCGGAAGCTGAGTATTCCGAATATCTTGAGCTGGATCTTTCTACTGTCGTGCCTTCCATTGCGGGCCCTAAGCGTCCGCAGGACCGTATCCTGCTGAGCGAGGCAAAGGAGACCTTCCGCGAGCAGCTTAAGGACTTCACCAACGACGAGGTTTGCCAGGACGACTCCGCTGCTGGTACCCGCATGGGTGCCGAGGGCAAGATTGTAGAACCGCCGGCACGCGAGGCCGCAAACTACAACGCCTCCGGACCTGGTAACGGAGAGTCCGCCGCGGCCGGTGCTAAGGGACGTCCGTCCAAGCCGGTCACCGTGCAAGCTGGTCTCGGTGGCGAATATGAGCTGGACCACGGCATGGTTGCAATCGCATCCATTACTTCTTGCACCAACACCTCTAACCCATCGGTTATGGTCGGTGCTGGTCTGATTGCCCGTAAGGCTGCCGAAAAGGGCCTGCGTTCAAAGCCATGGGTTAAGACCATTTGTGCCCCTGGCTCACAGGTTGTGGACGGCTACTACACCCGCGCCGACCTGTGGAAGGACCTGGAAGCTCTAGGCTTCTACCTCTCCGGCTTTGGTTGCACCTCGTGCATTGGCAACTCGGGCCCGTTGCCTGATGAAGTGTCTGAGGCCATCAACGACAATGATTTGACTGCCACTGCAGTTCTGTCTGGTAACCGTAACTTCGAGGGACGTATCTCCCCTGACGTCAAGATGAACTACCTGGCGTCCCCAATCCTGGTCATTGCATACGCAATTGCTGGGACGATGGACTTCGATTTCGAAACGCAGCCACTTGGACAGGACCAAGAAGGCAACGATGTATTCCTGCGTGACATCTGGCCGTCCACCGAGGAAATCGAAGACACGATCAACTCCACGATTTCCCGTGAAATGTACGTTGACGACTACGCTGACGTCTTCAAGGGTGACGAGCAGTGGCAGAAGCTGGATGTCCCCGAGGGCAAGACCTTCGAATGGGATGAGGATTCTACCTACATTCGTAAGGCGCCTTACTTCGACGGCATGCCAGTTGAGCCGGATCCAGTTGAAGATATCAAGGGTGCACGCGTGCTCGCGAAGCTGGGCGACTCAGTCACGACCGACCACATCTCCCCTGCTTCCGCAATTAAACCCGGCACGCCTGCCGCGCAGTACCTGGATTCCCACGGCGTTGAGCGCAAGGATTACAACTCCCTGGGCTCCCGTCGCGGTAACCACGAGGTAATGGTTCGCGGAACGTTCGCGAATATCCGTCTGCGCAACGAACTAGTAGATGAGCAAGGCGGCTACACCCGCGACTTCACCCAGGAAGGCGCGCCGCAGGCGTATATTTACGACGCCGCGATGAACTACCGCGAAAAGGGCATCCCGCTGGTTGTCCTCGGTGGTAAGGAATACGGTTCTGGCTCCTCCCGTGACTGGGCAGCGAAGGGCACCAACCTTCTGGGTGTTCGAGCTGTTATCGTGGAATCGTTCGAGCGTATTCACCGTTCTAACCTGATCGGTATGGGCGTTATGCCGCTGCAATTCCCTGCTGGTGAGACCCGTGATTCGCTAGGTTTGGACGGCACCGAGACCTTCACTATTGAAGGAATCACCGAGCTGAACGAGGACAAGATTCCAAGTACCGTTCATGTCACCGCGGAAAAAGAAGATGGCTCCAAGGTTGAATTTGACGCCGTCGTCCGTATTGACACACCGGGCGAGGCCGAATACTACCGCCATGGTGGTATTCTGCAGTACGTCCTCCGCCAGATGGCAAAGACTGAAAAGTAG